From the genome of Streptomyces sp. JH34:
TGGAAGGCCTGCGCGACGGCACCCTCGCCGCCCCGCACCACCGCACCCGGGCGCCCGGCGTCGCTCTCGTGGGCGGCGGCCCCGGCGACCCCGACCTGATCACGGTCCGGGGCCGGCGTCTGCTCGCCGAGGCCGACGTCGTCATCGCCGACCGGCTGGGCCCCCGCGACCTGCTCGACGAACTCCCGCCGCACGTCGAGGTGATCGACGCGGCGAAGATCCCGTACGGGCGGTTCATGGCGCAGGAGGCCATCAACCAGGCGCTGATCGACCACGCCAAGGCGGGCAAGGCGGTGGTCCGTCTCAAGGGCGGCGACCCGTTCGTCTTCGGCCGTGGCATGGAGGAGGCGCAGGCCCTGGCCGCAGAGGGCATCGCCTGCACCGTCGTCCCCGGGATCTCCAGCTCAATCTCCGTTCCCGGAGCAGCCGGGATCCCGGTCACCCACCGGGGCGTCGCCCATGAGTTCACCGTGGTCAGCGGGCACGTGGCGCCCGAGGACCCGCGCTCACTGGTCGACTGGCAAGCCCTCGCGCAGCTGCGCGGCACCCTGGTCCTCCTGATGGCCGTCGACAAGATCGGCGCCATCTCCCGTGCCCTCATCGCCCACGGGAAGTCTCCCGCGACACCGGTGGCACTGGTCCAGGAGGGCACCACCTCGGCCCAGCGCAGGGTCGACGCGACCCTCGCCGACGTAGGCGAGAAGGTCGTCGCGGAGGAGGTCAGGCCGCCGGCCGTCATCGTCATCGGTGACGTCGTCGCCGTCGGCCCCGACCCGGCCGGGCCGCTCGAGGACTGATCCGCCGTCGTACACCGTCCCCGCCGTCGTACACCGACCTCGCCCTCGTACACCGTCCCCACCGACAAGGCAGTAGCACCCCGTGGCTGAACTCATCACCGTCGACGACCCGGACGACCCCCGCCTGGGCGACTACACCGGCCTGACCGACGTCGAGCTCCGGCGACGGCGGGAACCCGCCGAGGGTCTCTTCATCGCCGAGGGCGAGAAGGTGATCCGGCGTGCCGCCAACGCCGGGTACGAGATGCGGTCCATGCTGCTCTCCGCCAAGTGGACCGACGTCATGCGCGATGTGATCGAGGCGGCCACCGCACCGGTCTACGCGGTCACTCCGGCCCTCGCCGAGCGTGTCACCGGCTATCACGTGCACCGCGGGGCCCTGGCCTCCATGCAGCGCAAGCCTCTCCCCGGCGTCGGCGCGCTGCTGTCCCCGGTGCCGGGGAACGTACGGCGGGTCGCGGTGTTCGAGGACATCGTCGACCACGCCAATCTCGGAGCGGCCTTCCGCAACGCGGCCGCACTCGGTGTCGACGCGGTCCTCCTCACCCCGCGCTGCGCCGACCCGCTCTACCGGCGGGCGGTGAAGGTCTCCATGGGGTCCGTCTTCCATGTGCCGTGGACGCGCCTGGCGTCCTGGCCGGATGACCTCACCCTGCTGAGGGAGGCCGGCTTCACCACTGCCGCGCTGTGCCTCAGCGACAGGTCGATCACCCTGGACGAACTCGTCGCACAGCGGAACGAGAAGCTGGCGCTCGTCTTCGGCACCGAGGGCGACGGCCTCACCCCCCAGGCGCTCGCCGCGACCGACGCCCATGTGCGGATCCCGATGGACGCCGGGGTCGACTCGCTCAACGTCGCCGCCGCCTCAGCCGTCGCCTTCTACGCGACCCGGGCCGACCCCGCCTGAGGTACGCGCTCCACCGTCGGAGCCCACGCCGGCGCGTGAAGCCGTGTCCGGCCCACGTGCGCTCGGCGGCCCCTCCCGGGTAGTGCCTCGGCCTGTTCGCGTTCCAGTGCGAGGGGCCTGCCCCGGCCCTGGCCGCACCTGGTGCGACGCGGTACCCCGCAGGGCCCGGGAGGGCGACGGGAAGCCTCAGGGGCTGTCCGCCTCCACCGGGTCGACAGCCACTCCGTGGTACGTGTGCGAGGGGGTGCCGCCCAGCCCGCGTGCGGGGCCCTGGCAGCCCTGCGCGGCCGCGATCCCCAGCGCGACCAGCAGCGTCACCACGACGAAGACGACGAGCCTCTGACGCAGCAGCCGCGGATTGGCCGGCCGCCGCTTGCCGGTCTTTCCCGCCGACGTCGTCCGGACGCCCGGCCGGGAGGCCTGCCTGCCGTTCGTCCCCTTCGGTCCCTGGGGGTGCTGACCGGAGCGCGACCCGCCGCGCGGGGCCCGCGACTGCGAGCCACCGGTACGAGGGGCGGCCGGGCGGGACGACTGCGTCGAGCGCCGCCCCGGAGCCCGCGACGTCTGCGCGTGCCCTCCGGCCGTACGCCGGGTCGACTGTTCGGTGTACGGGCCTTCCAGCCGGCCGGTCGGCCGGTCCAGCTCCTGCTCGCTCCGCTGCGCGGGCGGCCGCCGCTCATGCAGCCCCTGTGCCTCGCGCGCGGCGATCTCCTTCAGCCGCATGGAGAGCTGCAGCGTGCTCGGCCGTTCGTCCGGGTCCTTCGCCAGACACGCCCGTACGAGTGGCGCGAGCGCGTCGTGCACGTCGAACAGATGGGGTTCCTCATGGACCACGCGGTAGAGCATCACCTCGGAACTGCCGTGTCCGAAGGGTGAATCGGCCGTCGCCGCATAGGCCAGGGTGGCACCCAGCGAGAAGACGTCCGTGGCGGGCGTCACCGCCGCGCCGCGTACCTGCTCGGGCGCCAGGAAACCGGGTGAGCCGACTGCCGTCCCGACATGGGTGAGGGTGCTGGCCCCCGTCGCCCAGGCGATACCGAAGTCGATGATCCGGGGGCCCTTGGGGGAGAGGAGGATGTTCGACGGCTTCAGATCGCGGTGGACGACCCCGGCCTCGTGCACCGCCACCAGACCCTCCGACAGCGCGGCCCCGATCGAGGCCACCTCGGCGGCCGGGAGAGGTCCCTCCTCGGCCACCTTGTCGTGGAGGGAGGGGCCGGGCACGTACTGCGTGGCGAACCACGGCCGGTCGGCCTCCAGATCGGCGGCCACCAGGCGGGCCGTGCAGCCGCCGCGAATCCGCCGGGCGGCCGACACCTCGCGCGCGAAGCGTGAGCGGAACTCCTGATCCTCCGCCAGGTCCGGCCGGATCACCTTGAGCGCCACCCGCTGGCCCCTGCGGTCGGAGCCCAGGTAGACGACGCCCATGCCGCCCGCGCCGAGCCGCCGGTGCAGCCTGAACGATCCGACGACACGCGGGTCCTCGCGCCGGAGCCGCATCATCGCCATCGTCTGCCCATCCCCGCTGCCGGTCCGCCTGACGAGGCACAGCTTACGTACCCGTGGCGCGGCGCGCTCAGAGGCCGCGCCCTCGCCGGCCCACCGATTGTCAGTGCCCGGCGGGAGGATTGAGGAGTGGTCAGGGAACCGGCGATCCAGGTTCCGTGGCCCGTGCGAGATCTCAAAGGACCGTCGCAGAAGGGGGATTGGATCAATGAAGGGTGATCGTGTGGAAATAGTCGTGGACGCGGGTGACACGACCAGGACGCACGAAGTGGTGGCCTCCAGGGCAGGCCGCCGGGTGGAGACAGCGGGCCGCCGGGGTGTGGTGGAAGTGAGTGAAGTCACCTCCCCTCGAACACCGCCTCCCGGTGACCAGGGAGATCTACGCCCACCCCTAGGTGCTGAGTGCCGTAACCACCACGGCTTCTCCACCCAGGGGAGTACACCGGAGGGGCCCGGCTCATCCTCCGGGAGGCCTGCCATTCGGTACGCGGGCATGACGCCGGGTGGCAGGCCTCTCCCTAGTCTTGGAATCAAGCGGCGGGCGTGGAACTCGTCCCCCGAGGCCAGACGCCCGCCGCTCCGGAACAGGTCAGGAGAGGAACCATGGCGGACACGGCCGCGCGGACCATCATCCGCGCGCAAGGACGCAGGGCGTACGCCTCGTTCGGCGCACGCCCGTCCGGCACGCGCCACCCACTGGTGGCGACAGCCATGGTTCTTCCTCTGGCGGCCCTGCTGGTCGTCGTGTTCGGCGGCTGGGACGCAGTGGTCACACAGGCGTCGTCCGTGGGCGTGATGCTGGGGCGCTGAGCGGCGCCCCGGGTCCGGAAGAGCGGTCCGGACCGGGACATCCGGCCAACAGCCCCGTGGGGACGGGGGTGCGGCGGACGGCAGCGTTTGTCCGGCCAGCTGGGGAGCTGGCCGGACATCGCGCTGTCCGGACCCTTTCCGGAACGGCCGCGTACGATCACTGCCGTGGCCTGCCGCCCGGCCGGCCGATCACCCCGCGGGAGCGGAGCCGATGACCACCACCCCTGTCGTACGCGCACTGGGCGGTCTCGCGCACGACAGCGCGCACCCCGGAACGGCGGCGTGCTCCTGCCCCCCGCCCCAGGTGCTCGCCGACCGGCCCGACGGCACCGTGGTCCGCAGCGGCCCGGTCGTCGCCAAGGCCCACGCCGCCGACTCCGACACCCCCGCCCTCCTGGCCCGGCTGTCCCTGGCCGCCTCGCCCGCGCTCGCCGGAATCCTGCTCCCGCCGCTCCCCGCCCCGGACGGCCCGCCCGGCAGCGCCGGGGGCCGCACCGTGAGCCTCTGGCCGTACGGCCGTCCCGTCGACCCGTCGGAGCCGGACGCCGCACCCTGGGAGGAAGCAGCCGTCCTCCTGGCCCGCCTGCACCGCACCACGCCGCCCCGTCCGCTCCCGCCGATGCGTGGACCGGTCAAGGCCGCCCGGGCCGTGGCGCGGATGTGCCGGGCCGGAGCCGACGGCACGGCCGCGGCGCCGGTACTGGCCGCCTGGCGGGGGCTGCCCGGCTGGGCCCGCGCCGAGGATCCGATGCCCGCACACCGGGACGGCTACCTCTGCCACGGCGATCTGCACCTCGGCCAGCTCGTCCGGCACCCCGCCCCCCGGGGCCCCTGGCTGCTGATCGACGTCGACGACGCGGGCCTCGGCGATCCCGCCTGGGACCTGGCACGGCCCGCCGCCTGGTACGCGGCCGGGCTGCTGTCGCCCGGTGTCTGGCTCCGCTTCCTCGGGGCCTACCGGGCCGCCGACGGCCCGGCCGTGCGCGCCGAAGGGGATCCGTGGCCCGAGCTCGACGTGGCGGCGCGGGCGCTCACGGTGCAGACGGCCGCGCTCGCCCTGGCCAAGTCCGTCGCGGAGGAGCGGAGTCCGGATGAGGTGGAACAGTTGATGATCGATGCATGTGTCCGAATTGCCTCCCTCCCGCCCGAGTTGGTGTCCGAACCCGCGTCGTAGGGTGAAGCGACCGCCGCCGGGCATGCATCCGGCGACGTCTCACGACTGAGGAGCCGATTCGATGATCCAGTGCCCCAAGTGCCATGCCCAGATGCACACCTACAACCGCAACGGCGTCCAGATCGAGCAGTGCAGCGGCTGCCGCGGGATATTCCTCGACTACGGCGAGCTGGAGTCCCTGACCCGCCTGGAGTCGCAGTGGGCGCAGCAGGCCCCGCCCGCGCCGCCCGCCCCGCAGGCGTACCCCGCCGCGCAGGCCCCCGCCTGGGGGGCGCCGCCGCACCAGGGCGGTCACTACGGCGGCCACCACCGCCAGAAGAGCTTCGGCCGGATGCTGTTCAGCTCCTGATCCCGCCTCCTGAACGGGTGTTGCCGCAGGGCGGGTCCGGGCGCGTCGCCCGGGCCCGCATTGCATACGGTCGACGGAGTTCCCTTCATGATCTAGTCATCGCCGTGGCTGGTGCCTAGAGTGCGGCTGCATGAACTTCCTCGACAGGTCCCGAACTGTCGCGCCCCCGGGGTGGAGCCGCTGGCTCGTGCCGCCCGCCGCGCTCGCCGTGCACCTTTCCATCGGACAGGCCTACGCCTGGAGCGTGTTCAAGCCTCCGCTCGAATCCGCTCTCGACCTCTCGGGTACCGCCAGTGCTCTGCCGTTCCAGCTGGGCATCGTCATGCTCGGCCTCTCCGCCGCGTTCGGCGGAACCCTCGTCGAACGCAACGGCCCCCGCTGGGCCATGTTCGTCTCGCTGGTCTGTTTCTCCTCCGGCTTCCTCGTCGCCTCGCTCGGCGCCGCGACCGGCAAGTACTGGCTCGTCGTCCTCGGCTACGGCTTCATCGGCGGCATAGGCCTCGGCATCGGCTACATCTCGCCCGTCTCCACCCTCATCAAGTGGTTCCCCGACCGTCCCGGCATGGCGACCGGTATCGCCATCATGGGATTCGGCGGCGGCGCCCTCATCGCCTCGCCCTGGTCCACCGGGATGCTGGAGCGCTTCGGGACCGACCGCTCCGGTATCGCCACGGCCTTCCTCGTCCACGGGATCGTCTACGCGGCGTTCATGGCGCTCGGCGTCCTCCTCGTGCGGGTGCCGCCGGACGGCTGGCTCCCCGACGGCTGGCAGCCGAAGCAGGAGACCCGCAGGCTCGTCACGAACGCCCAGGTCTCCGCCCGCAACGCCCTGCGCACACCGCAGTTCTGGTGCCTGTGGGTGGTGCTCTGCATGAACGTCACGGCGGGCATCGGCATCCTGGAGAAGGCCGTGCCGATGATCCAGGACTTCTTCGCGGACACCTCCACCCCGGTCTCGGTCTCCGCGGCGGCGGGCTTCGTCGCCCTGCTGTCCCTGGCCAACATGGGCGGCCGCCTCCTGTGGTCCTCCACCTCGGACCTGATCGGCCGCAAGAACATGTACCGGATCTACCTCGGTGTCGGCGCGCTCATGTACGTGGTCATCGCCCAGCTCGGCAACGACTCCAAGCCGCTCTTCATCTGCTGCGCGCTCGTGATCCTCTCCTTCTACGGCGGAGGCTTCGCGACCGCTCCCGCCTACCTGCGGGACCTCTTCGGCACGTACCAGGTGGGAGCCATCCACGGCCGGCTGCTGACCGCGTGGTCCACGGCCGGGGTGCTCGGCCCGCTCATCGTCAACCGGGTCGCGGACGCGGGGGAGCGTGCGGGACACAGCGGCCCCAGCCTCTACACGACCTCCCTCACGATCATGATCGGGCTGCTGGTCGTCGGCTTCGTGGCCAACGAATGCATTCGCCCGGTCCACGCGCGCTTCCACGAGGCACCGGAAAGGAGCCCCCGTGTCCACCAGCAGTCATAAGCCACTCATGGTGTTCGTCTGGCTCTGGGTCGCCGTGCCGTTCGCCTACGGACTGTACGAGCTCGCCCGTAAGGCCACCCAGCTCTTCACCGGCTGATCCGCACCCCGCACGACGAAACCCCCGGTCGTCTCGACGACCGGGGGTTTCGGATGGTGCGCGATACTGGGATTGAACCAGTGACCTCTTCCGTGTCAGGGAAGCGCTCTCCCGCTGAGCTAATCGCGCAGGGTGACCCTGCGTGTACTGCGTGCGCGATACTGGGATTGAACCAGTGACCTCTTCCGTGTCAGGGAAGCGCTCTCCCGCTGAGCTAATCGCGCGGGGGTCCTCGCGGACCGGTGGACGATACTGGGATTGAACCAGTGACCCCTTCCGTGTCAGGGAAGTGCTCTCCCGCTGAGCTAATCGTCCTTGGAGGTGGAGACGGGATTTGAACCCGTGTAGACGGCTTTGCAGGCCGTTGCCTCGCCTCTCGGCCACTCCACCAGGGATGAGGGTTCGGGAAGATCCCCCACCTTCTGCGAGCGGACGACCAGGTTCGAACTGGCGACCTCAACCTTGGCAAGGTTGCGCTCTACCAACTGAGCTACGTCCGCTTGTCTTTCCCGGTCCGCTTGCGCGTCCCGGCGACGTGTTGAACTCTAGCGGATTCCCGGGCCAGTACAAAAACGCGTTTGCGCAGCGTGCTGCGCCACCGCCACCCGCCGCAGGTCATCGCGTGCCGTCCTAGACTCGGTCACGTGCGCGACCTCACCCCCCTCGCCCGCTTCGGAGGCCTCGTCGCCTCCGGTCTGCGGGACGTCACCGGCGATCCGGCGGCTCTCGAATCAACCGGCTTCTGGGCTGTGTGTGCCGACTTCGAGGGCGGCCTCGTCTGTGCCCGCTTCGACGACGTGCGGCGCGAGGAGGTACCGCTCCCGGTGCCCGGCGCCTGGCGGGGGCCCGCCCCCGGGGACTGGACGTCCTCCCTCGACAAGGCCGCCTACACGGCGGGCGTCCGACGGATCCGTGAACACATAGCGGCCGGCGAGGTGTACCAGGCCAACCTCTGCCGGGTCCTGTCCGCCCCGCTGCCCGGCCCGAGGGCCGACGTGGACGCCCTCACCGCGCTGCTGGCCCGCGGCAACCCGGCCCCCTACGCGGGCACGATCCGGCTCCCGGCCCACGGTGTGGAGATCGCGACCGCCTCTCCCGAGCTCTTCCTCGCGCGCGACGGCAGGACCGTCGAGTCCGGACCGATCAAGGGAACCGGACGCACCGAGGACGATCTGCTGGAGAAGGACCACGCGGAGAACGTGATGATCGTGGATCTGGTCCGCAACGACGTGGGACGGGTCTGCGTGCCCGGCAGCGTGAGCGTTCCCGATCTCTGCGCGGTGGAGAAGCACCCCGGACTCGTCCACCTCGTGTCCACCGTGCGCGGGCGGCTGGCCGACGGCGCGGGATGGCCCGAACTGCTCAACGCCGCGTTCCCGCCCGGCTCCGTCACCGGCGCGCCCAAGTCCAGCGCGCTGGGGATCATCGAGGCGCTGGAGACGTCCCCGCGCGGCCCCTACTGCGGAGCGGTCGGCTGGGTGGACGCCGACCGGGGCACCGCGGAGCTGGCCGTCGGCATACGTACTTTCTGGATCGACCGCACCGGGCCCGCCCCCCTCCTCCGCTTCGGCACCGGAGCCGGCATCACCTGGGGTTCGGATCCGGAGCGCGAATGGGCGGAGACCGAGCTCAAGGCCGCGAGGCTGCTCGACGTGGCGTCGGGCGCCCACCAGGGGACGGCGTCGGGCGTACACCAGGAAACAGGAAGGACCGCGTCATGAGGATCTGGGTCAACGGAGCGCTGCGGGACGCCGACGACGCCCGCCTGTCCGTGCTCGACCACGGGCTGACCGTGGGGGACGGCATCTTCGAGACGGTCCGGGTGGCCGGGGGGCGGCCCTTCGCCCTCACCCGTCACCTGGAGCGGCTGACCCGCTCGGCCAGGGGGCTGGGCCTGACCGACCCCGATCACGACGCCGTGCGCCAGGCGGTGGCGGCCGTCGTCGAGGCCAACCCCGTGGAGCTCGGACGCCTGCGGATCACTTACACCGGAGGTCTCTCGCCACTCGGCTCCGACCGTGGTGACGAGGGCCCCAGCCTGGTCGTCGCCATGAGCGGGACGACCCGCCGGCCCGACAGCACCGCCGTCGTCACCGTCCCCTGGACACGGAACGAGCGGGGCGCGGTGACGGGCCTCAAGACCACCTCGTACGCGGAGAACGTCGTCGCCCTCGCGCGCGCCCACGAGCAGGGCGCCTCCGAGGCGCTCTTCCCCAACACGGTCGGACAGCTCTGCGAGGGCACCGGCTCCAACGTCTTCGTCGTCCTCGACGGCCGTGTCCACACCCCTCCGCTCGCCTCGGGATGCCTCGCCGGGATCACCCGCGCGCTGGCGGTGGAGTGGACGGGAGCCCAGGAGACCGACCTTCCGCTGGACGTGCTCGAGCGCGCCGACGAGATCTTCCTGACCTCCACGCTCCGCGACATCCAGGCCGTCCACCGGGTCGACGGGAGAGAACTGCCCGGCGCTCCCGGACCCGTGACGGCGAAGGCCATGCGGATCTTCGACGAGCGTGCGGCGGACGATCTCGACCCGTGAGACGCGGGCCTTGCGGGCCCGCACCGGATCGCCGGAATCGGTAAAGAGGGTGACGGCCGGCGGTACAGCGGATAGAACACCCTGATGACCACGACCATCCGGCCGGCCGAGCCGGTCCAGCAGGGCGCCGACGGCGCGCGGGCACGCACCTACGACGTGTGCGACAACGGGCGGCCCGTGGGGGCCGTCGGCATCTCCACCGACCCCGCGTTCGGCCCCTCGGCGGGGGTACTCCGGTCGCTCGGCATCGAGGAGGCGCACCGCAGGCGCGGGCGCGGGACCATCGCCGCCCTCGCCGCCGAGGAGGTGCTCCGCGGCTGGGGGTGCACCCAGGTCCGGCTGGTGGCCCCCGCGGACAACCGCGCTGCCCAGGCCCTGGCGGCCGTGCTCGGCTACACCGAACGCAGCCGGAACATGCTGAAGACCCTCCGGCGGACCGCCCCGGCGCTGCCAGCGGGAGTCACCGGACGTCCGATGACGGAGCGGGAATTCGCCGAGTGGGCCACCGTCAGCGTCGGGACGTACGCGCGGAGCTGGATGGAGCGCGGCGTGCCGGAGGAGCAGGCCCGGCGCAAGTCCGAGACCGACCACGCCACGAACCTGCCGGACGGGCTGGCCACCCCCGGGATGTACTTCCACGTGCTCGTCCACGACGGAGCCGTCGTCGGCCACGTCTGGGTGGCGCGACGCCATGAACCGGAGGGCGACGACCTCGGCTACGTCTTCGACGTCGAGGTGCGGGAGGAGCACCGGGGGCGCGGATACGGGCGGGCG
Proteins encoded in this window:
- a CDS encoding GNAT family N-acetyltransferase, with product MTTTIRPAEPVQQGADGARARTYDVCDNGRPVGAVGISTDPAFGPSAGVLRSLGIEEAHRRRGRGTIAALAAEEVLRGWGCTQVRLVAPADNRAAQALAAVLGYTERSRNMLKTLRRTAPALPAGVTGRPMTEREFAEWATVSVGTYARSWMERGVPEEQARRKSETDHATNLPDGLATPGMYFHVLVHDGAVVGHVWVARRHEPEGDDLGYVFDVEVREEHRGRGYGRALMHLAEDITLDAGLGLLGLHVFASNTPALRLYESLGYEVTQYNLAKAL
- a CDS encoding aminodeoxychorismate lyase, which encodes MRIWVNGALRDADDARLSVLDHGLTVGDGIFETVRVAGGRPFALTRHLERLTRSARGLGLTDPDHDAVRQAVAAVVEANPVELGRLRITYTGGLSPLGSDRGDEGPSLVVAMSGTTRRPDSTAVVTVPWTRNERGAVTGLKTTSYAENVVALARAHEQGASEALFPNTVGQLCEGTGSNVFVVLDGRVHTPPLASGCLAGITRALAVEWTGAQETDLPLDVLERADEIFLTSTLRDIQAVHRVDGRELPGAPGPVTAKAMRIFDERAADDLDP
- a CDS encoding chorismate-binding protein encodes the protein MRDLTPLARFGGLVASGLRDVTGDPAALESTGFWAVCADFEGGLVCARFDDVRREEVPLPVPGAWRGPAPGDWTSSLDKAAYTAGVRRIREHIAAGEVYQANLCRVLSAPLPGPRADVDALTALLARGNPAPYAGTIRLPAHGVEIATASPELFLARDGRTVESGPIKGTGRTEDDLLEKDHAENVMIVDLVRNDVGRVCVPGSVSVPDLCAVEKHPGLVHLVSTVRGRLADGAGWPELLNAAFPPGSVTGAPKSSALGIIEALETSPRGPYCGAVGWVDADRGTAELAVGIRTFWIDRTGPAPLLRFGTGAGITWGSDPEREWAETELKAARLLDVASGAHQGTASGVHQETGRTAS
- the cobA gene encoding uroporphyrinogen-III C-methyltransferase, with translation MAEYDDHPAYPVGLRLNGRRVVVVGGGQVAQRRLPALIAAGADITLISPSATASVEAMADTGEIRWERRRYQDGDLTDTWYALVASSDAAANDAASAEAERTRTWCVRSDDAEAATAWTPATGRSEGITVAVLSTTSQGRDPRHSAAVRDAIVEGLRDGTLAAPHHRTRAPGVALVGGGPGDPDLITVRGRRLLAEADVVIADRLGPRDLLDELPPHVEVIDAAKIPYGRFMAQEAINQALIDHAKAGKAVVRLKGGDPFVFGRGMEEAQALAAEGIACTVVPGISSSISVPGAAGIPVTHRGVAHEFTVVSGHVAPEDPRSLVDWQALAQLRGTLVLLMAVDKIGAISRALIAHGKSPATPVALVQEGTTSAQRRVDATLADVGEKVVAEEVRPPAVIVIGDVVAVGPDPAGPLED
- a CDS encoding serine/threonine-protein kinase; its protein translation is MAMMRLRREDPRVVGSFRLHRRLGAGGMGVVYLGSDRRGQRVALKVIRPDLAEDQEFRSRFAREVSAARRIRGGCTARLVAADLEADRPWFATQYVPGPSLHDKVAEEGPLPAAEVASIGAALSEGLVAVHEAGVVHRDLKPSNILLSPKGPRIIDFGIAWATGASTLTHVGTAVGSPGFLAPEQVRGAAVTPATDVFSLGATLAYAATADSPFGHGSSEVMLYRVVHEEPHLFDVHDALAPLVRACLAKDPDERPSTLQLSMRLKEIAAREAQGLHERRPPAQRSEQELDRPTGRLEGPYTEQSTRRTAGGHAQTSRAPGRRSTQSSRPAAPRTGGSQSRAPRGGSRSGQHPQGPKGTNGRQASRPGVRTTSAGKTGKRRPANPRLLRQRLVVFVVVTLLVALGIAAAQGCQGPARGLGGTPSHTYHGVAVDPVEADSP
- a CDS encoding OFA family MFS transporter gives rise to the protein MNFLDRSRTVAPPGWSRWLVPPAALAVHLSIGQAYAWSVFKPPLESALDLSGTASALPFQLGIVMLGLSAAFGGTLVERNGPRWAMFVSLVCFSSGFLVASLGAATGKYWLVVLGYGFIGGIGLGIGYISPVSTLIKWFPDRPGMATGIAIMGFGGGALIASPWSTGMLERFGTDRSGIATAFLVHGIVYAAFMALGVLLVRVPPDGWLPDGWQPKQETRRLVTNAQVSARNALRTPQFWCLWVVLCMNVTAGIGILEKAVPMIQDFFADTSTPVSVSAAAGFVALLSLANMGGRLLWSSTSDLIGRKNMYRIYLGVGALMYVVIAQLGNDSKPLFICCALVILSFYGGGFATAPAYLRDLFGTYQVGAIHGRLLTAWSTAGVLGPLIVNRVADAGERAGHSGPSLYTTSLTIMIGLLVVGFVANECIRPVHARFHEAPERSPRVHQQS
- a CDS encoding aminoglycoside phosphotransferase family protein, whose amino-acid sequence is MTTTPVVRALGGLAHDSAHPGTAACSCPPPQVLADRPDGTVVRSGPVVAKAHAADSDTPALLARLSLAASPALAGILLPPLPAPDGPPGSAGGRTVSLWPYGRPVDPSEPDAAPWEEAAVLLARLHRTTPPRPLPPMRGPVKAARAVARMCRAGADGTAAAPVLAAWRGLPGWARAEDPMPAHRDGYLCHGDLHLGQLVRHPAPRGPWLLIDVDDAGLGDPAWDLARPAAWYAAGLLSPGVWLRFLGAYRAADGPAVRAEGDPWPELDVAARALTVQTAALALAKSVAEERSPDEVEQLMIDACVRIASLPPELVSEPAS
- a CDS encoding RNA methyltransferase, producing the protein MAELITVDDPDDPRLGDYTGLTDVELRRRREPAEGLFIAEGEKVIRRAANAGYEMRSMLLSAKWTDVMRDVIEAATAPVYAVTPALAERVTGYHVHRGALASMQRKPLPGVGALLSPVPGNVRRVAVFEDIVDHANLGAAFRNAAALGVDAVLLTPRCADPLYRRAVKVSMGSVFHVPWTRLASWPDDLTLLREAGFTTAALCLSDRSITLDELVAQRNEKLALVFGTEGDGLTPQALAATDAHVRIPMDAGVDSLNVAAASAVAFYATRADPA
- a CDS encoding zf-TFIIB domain-containing protein; this encodes MIQCPKCHAQMHTYNRNGVQIEQCSGCRGIFLDYGELESLTRLESQWAQQAPPAPPAPQAYPAAQAPAWGAPPHQGGHYGGHHRQKSFGRMLFSS